Proteins encoded by one window of Canis aureus isolate CA01 chromosome 13, VMU_Caureus_v.1.0, whole genome shotgun sequence:
- the PABPC4 gene encoding polyadenylate-binding protein 4 isoform X1 yields MNAAASSYPMASLYVGDLHSDVTEAMLYEKFSPAGPVLSIRVCRDMITRRSLGYAYVNFQQPADAERALDTMNFDVIKGKPIRIMWSQRDPSLRKSGVGNVFIKNLDKSIDNKALYDTFSAFGNILSCKVVCDENGSKGYAFVHFETQEAADKAIEKMNGMLLNDRKVFVGRFKSRKEREAELGAKAKEFTNVYIKNFGEEVDDESLKELFSQFGKTLSVKVMRDPSGKSKGFGFVSYEKHEDANKAVEEMNGKEISGKVIFVGRAQKKVERQAELKRKFEQLKQERISRYQGVNLYIKNLDDTIDDEKLRKEFSPFGSITSAKVMLEDGRSKGFGFVCFSSPEEATKAVTEMNGRIVGSKPLYVALAQRKEERKAHLTNQYMQRVAGMRALPANAILNQFQPAAGGYFVPAVPQAQGRPPYYTPNQLAQMRPNPRWQQGGRPQGFQGMPSAIRQSGPRPALRHLAPTGNAPASRGLPTTAQRVGSECPDRLAMDFGGAGAAQQGLTDGCQSGGVPTAVQTLAPRAAVAAAAPRAVAPYKYASSVRSPHPAIQPLQAPQPAVHVQGQEPLTASMLAAAPPQEQKQMLGERLFPLIQTMHSNLAGKITGMLLEIDNSELLHMLESPESLRSKVDEAVAVLQAHHAKKEAAQKVGAVAAATS; encoded by the exons CTGAGCGGGCCTTGGATACCATGAACTTTGATGTGATTAAGGGAAAGCCAATCCGTATCATGTGGTCTCAGAGGGATCCCTCTTTGAGAAAATCTGGTGTGGGAAATGTCTTCATCAAGAATCTGGACAAATCTATAGATAACAAGGCACTTTATGATACTTTTTCTGCTTTTGGAAACATTCTGTCTTGTAAG GTGGTGTGTGATGAGAACGGCTCTAAGGGTTATGCCTTTGTCCACTTCGAGACCCAAGAGGCTGCTGACAAGGCCATCGAGAAGATGAACGGCATGCTCCTCAATGACCGCAAAGT GTTTGTGGGCAGATTCAAGTCTCGAAAAGAGCGGGAAGCTGAGCTTGGAGCCAAAGCCAAAGAGTTCACCAATGTCTATATCAAAAACTTTGGGGAAGAGGTGGATGATGAGAGTCTGAAAGAGCTCTTTAGCCAGTTTG GTAAGACCCTAAGTGTCAAGGTGATGAGAGATCCCAGTGGGAAATCCAAAGGCTTTGGCTTTGTGAGTTACGAAAAGCACGAGGATGCCAATAAG GCTGTGGAagagatgaatggaaaagaaatcagtGGGAAAGTCATTTTTGTAGGCCGTGCACAGAAGAAAGTGGAGCGGCAGGCGGAGTTAAAGCGGAAATTTGAACAGTTGAAACAAGAGAGAATTAGTCGGTATCAG GGGGTGAATCTCTACATTAAGAACTTGGATGACACCATTGATGATGAGAAGTTAAGGAAAGAGTTTTCTCCTTTTGGATCAATCACCAGTGCAAAG GTAATGTTGGAGGATGGGAGAAGCAAAGGGTTTGGCTTTGTCTGCTTCTCATCTCCTGAAGAGGCGACCAAAGCAGTCACTGAGATGAATGGACGCATCGTGGGCTCCAAGCCACTGTATGTCGCCTTGGcgcagaggaaggaagagagaaaagctcATCTGACCAACCAGTATATGCAGCGGGTGGCTGGAATGAGAGCGCTCCCTGCCAATGCCATCTTAAATCAGTTCCAGCCTGCAGCTGGTGGTTACTTTGTGCCAGCAGTTCCACAG GCTCAGGGAAGACCTCCATACTACACCCCTAACCAGTTAGCACAGATGAGGCCAAATCCACGCTGGCAGCAAGGTGGGAGACCTCAAG GCTTCCAAGGAATGCCAAGTGCTATACGCCAGTCTGGGCCTCGTCCAGCTCTTCGCCATCTGGCTCCAACTGGTAATGCTCCGGCCTCTCGTGGCCTCCCTACTACTGCTCAGAGAGTCG GGTCTGAGTGCCCGGACCGCTTGGCTATGGACTTTGGTGGGGCTGGCGCCGCCCAGCAAGGGCTGACTGACGGCTGCCAGTCTGGAG GTGTGCCCACAGCCGTGCAGACCTTAGCACCTCGTGCTGCTGTCGCCGCTGCTGCCCCTCGGGCTGTCGCACCTTACAAATATGCCTCCAGTGTCCGCAGCCCTCACCCCGCCATCCAGCCTTTGCAG GCCCCCCAGCCTGCCGTCCATGTACAGGGGCAGGAGCCCCTGACCGCCTCCATGCTGGCTGCAGCACCCCCCCAGGAGCAGAAGCAGATGCTGG GAGAACGTTTGTTCCCACTCATCCAAACCATGCATTCAAACCTGGCTGGAAAAATCACAGGCATGCTGCTGGAGATCGACAACTCTGAGCTGCTGCACATGCTGGAGTCCCCTGAGTCTCTCCGCTCCAAG GTGGATGAAGCTGTGGCGGTTCTACAGGCTCATCATGCCAAGAAAGAAGCTGCCCAGAAGGTGGGCGCTGTTGCTGCTGCTACCTCTTAG
- the PABPC4 gene encoding polyadenylate-binding protein 4 isoform X5 has protein sequence MNAAASSYPMASLYVGDLHSDVTEAMLYEKFSPAGPVLSIRVCRDMITRRSLGYAYVNFQQPADAERALDTMNFDVIKGKPIRIMWSQRDPSLRKSGVGNVFIKNLDKSIDNKALYDTFSAFGNILSCKVVCDENGSKGYAFVHFETQEAADKAIEKMNGMLLNDRKVFVGRFKSRKEREAELGAKAKEFTNVYIKNFGEEVDDESLKELFSQFGKTLSVKVMRDPSGKSKGFGFVSYEKHEDANKAVEEMNGKEISGKVIFVGRAQKKVERQAELKRKFEQLKQERISRYQGVNLYIKNLDDTIDDEKLRKEFSPFGSITSAKVMLEDGRSKGFGFVCFSSPEEATKAVTEMNGRIVGSKPLYVALAQRKEERKAHLTNQYMQRVAGMRALPANAILNQFQPAAGGYFVPAVPQAQGRPPYYTPNQLAQMRPNPRWQQGFQGMPSAIRQSGPRPALRHLAPTGSECPDRLAMDFGGAGAAQQGLTDGCQSGGVPTAVQTLAPRAAVAAAAPRAVAPYKYASSVRSPHPAIQPLQAPQPAVHVQGQEPLTASMLAAAPPQEQKQMLGERLFPLIQTMHSNLAGKITGMLLEIDNSELLHMLESPESLRSKVDEAVAVLQAHHAKKEAAQKVGAVAAATS, from the exons CTGAGCGGGCCTTGGATACCATGAACTTTGATGTGATTAAGGGAAAGCCAATCCGTATCATGTGGTCTCAGAGGGATCCCTCTTTGAGAAAATCTGGTGTGGGAAATGTCTTCATCAAGAATCTGGACAAATCTATAGATAACAAGGCACTTTATGATACTTTTTCTGCTTTTGGAAACATTCTGTCTTGTAAG GTGGTGTGTGATGAGAACGGCTCTAAGGGTTATGCCTTTGTCCACTTCGAGACCCAAGAGGCTGCTGACAAGGCCATCGAGAAGATGAACGGCATGCTCCTCAATGACCGCAAAGT GTTTGTGGGCAGATTCAAGTCTCGAAAAGAGCGGGAAGCTGAGCTTGGAGCCAAAGCCAAAGAGTTCACCAATGTCTATATCAAAAACTTTGGGGAAGAGGTGGATGATGAGAGTCTGAAAGAGCTCTTTAGCCAGTTTG GTAAGACCCTAAGTGTCAAGGTGATGAGAGATCCCAGTGGGAAATCCAAAGGCTTTGGCTTTGTGAGTTACGAAAAGCACGAGGATGCCAATAAG GCTGTGGAagagatgaatggaaaagaaatcagtGGGAAAGTCATTTTTGTAGGCCGTGCACAGAAGAAAGTGGAGCGGCAGGCGGAGTTAAAGCGGAAATTTGAACAGTTGAAACAAGAGAGAATTAGTCGGTATCAG GGGGTGAATCTCTACATTAAGAACTTGGATGACACCATTGATGATGAGAAGTTAAGGAAAGAGTTTTCTCCTTTTGGATCAATCACCAGTGCAAAG GTAATGTTGGAGGATGGGAGAAGCAAAGGGTTTGGCTTTGTCTGCTTCTCATCTCCTGAAGAGGCGACCAAAGCAGTCACTGAGATGAATGGACGCATCGTGGGCTCCAAGCCACTGTATGTCGCCTTGGcgcagaggaaggaagagagaaaagctcATCTGACCAACCAGTATATGCAGCGGGTGGCTGGAATGAGAGCGCTCCCTGCCAATGCCATCTTAAATCAGTTCCAGCCTGCAGCTGGTGGTTACTTTGTGCCAGCAGTTCCACAG GCTCAGGGAAGACCTCCATACTACACCCCTAACCAGTTAGCACAGATGAGGCCAAATCCACGCTGGCAGCAAG GCTTCCAAGGAATGCCAAGTGCTATACGCCAGTCTGGGCCTCGTCCAGCTCTTCGCCATCTGGCTCCAACTG GGTCTGAGTGCCCGGACCGCTTGGCTATGGACTTTGGTGGGGCTGGCGCCGCCCAGCAAGGGCTGACTGACGGCTGCCAGTCTGGAG GTGTGCCCACAGCCGTGCAGACCTTAGCACCTCGTGCTGCTGTCGCCGCTGCTGCCCCTCGGGCTGTCGCACCTTACAAATATGCCTCCAGTGTCCGCAGCCCTCACCCCGCCATCCAGCCTTTGCAG GCCCCCCAGCCTGCCGTCCATGTACAGGGGCAGGAGCCCCTGACCGCCTCCATGCTGGCTGCAGCACCCCCCCAGGAGCAGAAGCAGATGCTGG GAGAACGTTTGTTCCCACTCATCCAAACCATGCATTCAAACCTGGCTGGAAAAATCACAGGCATGCTGCTGGAGATCGACAACTCTGAGCTGCTGCACATGCTGGAGTCCCCTGAGTCTCTCCGCTCCAAG GTGGATGAAGCTGTGGCGGTTCTACAGGCTCATCATGCCAAGAAAGAAGCTGCCCAGAAGGTGGGCGCTGTTGCTGCTGCTACCTCTTAG
- the LOC144281825 gene encoding uncharacterized protein LOC144281825 produces the protein MDSQLWVRRHRPQSSSSAFRRPGDGVGTQQPRQGRAPCHPRSLGRECTRPTSAEAGPVSVPTQRHLLDVLWEEWPRVQGRRGGPDGHIPVKQHPLTPAASPGQSQRPEESPPTCGDLLRHWNQPQSRESRPGLLPDPQPLVLWHFGCFLKHVTHRPPQRLTDGRPGGPAGPQVKGTWGDAWSAPLRGCSSEANPCAPALTATWAAGLGSWAQWGTAAAAYSTSGDSPAAPPAQPAGAPRNGLHLNSERPVGVWGHVLMVPRAHLGSVGGTPGRVLMAPVGAAATTALALRVASLRVEKLAGTGCPKVVCGVGGAYASSPRREGK, from the exons ATGGACTCGCAGCTCTGGGTGAGAAGACACCGTCCGCAGAGCTCCAGCTCAGCATTCCGGAGGCCTGGGGACGGTGTGGGGACACAGCAGCCCCGGCAGGGGCGTGCCCCGTGTCACCCGAGGTCCCTGGGCCGGGAGTGCACCAGGCCCACCTCAGCCGAGGCGGGACCAGTGTCGGTTCCAACACAGAGGCACCTGCTGGATGTGCTCTGGGAGGAGTGGCCTCGAGTGCAAGGCCGccggggaggcccagatgggcacATTCCCGTAAAGCAACACCCGTTGACCCCAGCGGCCTCGCCAGGACAGAGCCAACGCCCCGAGGAAAGCCCTCCAACCTGCGGGGACCTCCTACGTCACTGGAACCAGCCACAGAGCCGAGAGTCCAGGCCGGGTCTGCTCCCCGACCCACAGCCCCTGGTCCTGTGGCATTTCGGGTGTTTCTTGAAGCACGTTACCCACCGTCCTCCACAGCGACTCACGGACGGAAGGCCCGGTGGGCCGGCGGGGCCTCAGGTGAAGGGCACATGGGGCGATGCCTGGTCAGCGCCCCTACGTGGCTGTTCCTCTGAGGCCAACCCCTGCGCCCCCGCCTTGACCGCAACCTGGGCGGCAG GTCTGGGCTCCTGGGCACAGTGGGGCACGGCAGCAGCGGCCTATTCTACCTCTGGGGACTCCCCCGCAGCTCCCCCTGCCCAGCCTGCAGGGGCCCCGAGAAACGGGCTTCATCTTAACTCTGAGCGGCCGGTGGGTGTGTGGGGTCATGTGCTGATGGTTCCGAGGGCCCATCTGGGGTCAGTGGGAGGCACACCGGGCCGGGTACTGATGGCGCCGGTTGGGGCTGCCGCAACCACTGCCTTGGCTCTAAGAGTGGCGTCTCTCAGGGTGGAGAAGCTGGCGGGAACTGGGTGCCCCAAGGTTgtttgtggggtggggggtgcttaCGCCTCTTCCCCAAGGAGGGAAGGCAAGTAG
- the PABPC4 gene encoding polyadenylate-binding protein 4 isoform X4: MNAAASSYPMASLYVGDLHSDVTEAMLYEKFSPAGPVLSIRVCRDMITRRSLGYAYVNFQQPADAERALDTMNFDVIKGKPIRIMWSQRDPSLRKSGVGNVFIKNLDKSIDNKALYDTFSAFGNILSCKVVCDENGSKGYAFVHFETQEAADKAIEKMNGMLLNDRKVFVGRFKSRKEREAELGAKAKEFTNVYIKNFGEEVDDESLKELFSQFGKTLSVKVMRDPSGKSKGFGFVSYEKHEDANKAVEEMNGKEISGKVIFVGRAQKKVERQAELKRKFEQLKQERISRYQGVNLYIKNLDDTIDDEKLRKEFSPFGSITSAKVMLEDGRSKGFGFVCFSSPEEATKAVTEMNGRIVGSKPLYVALAQRKEERKAHLTNQYMQRVAGMRALPANAILNQFQPAAGGYFVPAVPQAQGRPPYYTPNQLAQMRPNPRWQQGGRPQGFQGMPSAIRQSGPRPALRHLAPTGSECPDRLAMDFGGAGAAQQGLTDGCQSGGVPTAVQTLAPRAAVAAAAPRAVAPYKYASSVRSPHPAIQPLQAPQPAVHVQGQEPLTASMLAAAPPQEQKQMLGERLFPLIQTMHSNLAGKITGMLLEIDNSELLHMLESPESLRSKVDEAVAVLQAHHAKKEAAQKVGAVAAATS, from the exons CTGAGCGGGCCTTGGATACCATGAACTTTGATGTGATTAAGGGAAAGCCAATCCGTATCATGTGGTCTCAGAGGGATCCCTCTTTGAGAAAATCTGGTGTGGGAAATGTCTTCATCAAGAATCTGGACAAATCTATAGATAACAAGGCACTTTATGATACTTTTTCTGCTTTTGGAAACATTCTGTCTTGTAAG GTGGTGTGTGATGAGAACGGCTCTAAGGGTTATGCCTTTGTCCACTTCGAGACCCAAGAGGCTGCTGACAAGGCCATCGAGAAGATGAACGGCATGCTCCTCAATGACCGCAAAGT GTTTGTGGGCAGATTCAAGTCTCGAAAAGAGCGGGAAGCTGAGCTTGGAGCCAAAGCCAAAGAGTTCACCAATGTCTATATCAAAAACTTTGGGGAAGAGGTGGATGATGAGAGTCTGAAAGAGCTCTTTAGCCAGTTTG GTAAGACCCTAAGTGTCAAGGTGATGAGAGATCCCAGTGGGAAATCCAAAGGCTTTGGCTTTGTGAGTTACGAAAAGCACGAGGATGCCAATAAG GCTGTGGAagagatgaatggaaaagaaatcagtGGGAAAGTCATTTTTGTAGGCCGTGCACAGAAGAAAGTGGAGCGGCAGGCGGAGTTAAAGCGGAAATTTGAACAGTTGAAACAAGAGAGAATTAGTCGGTATCAG GGGGTGAATCTCTACATTAAGAACTTGGATGACACCATTGATGATGAGAAGTTAAGGAAAGAGTTTTCTCCTTTTGGATCAATCACCAGTGCAAAG GTAATGTTGGAGGATGGGAGAAGCAAAGGGTTTGGCTTTGTCTGCTTCTCATCTCCTGAAGAGGCGACCAAAGCAGTCACTGAGATGAATGGACGCATCGTGGGCTCCAAGCCACTGTATGTCGCCTTGGcgcagaggaaggaagagagaaaagctcATCTGACCAACCAGTATATGCAGCGGGTGGCTGGAATGAGAGCGCTCCCTGCCAATGCCATCTTAAATCAGTTCCAGCCTGCAGCTGGTGGTTACTTTGTGCCAGCAGTTCCACAG GCTCAGGGAAGACCTCCATACTACACCCCTAACCAGTTAGCACAGATGAGGCCAAATCCACGCTGGCAGCAAGGTGGGAGACCTCAAG GCTTCCAAGGAATGCCAAGTGCTATACGCCAGTCTGGGCCTCGTCCAGCTCTTCGCCATCTGGCTCCAACTG GGTCTGAGTGCCCGGACCGCTTGGCTATGGACTTTGGTGGGGCTGGCGCCGCCCAGCAAGGGCTGACTGACGGCTGCCAGTCTGGAG GTGTGCCCACAGCCGTGCAGACCTTAGCACCTCGTGCTGCTGTCGCCGCTGCTGCCCCTCGGGCTGTCGCACCTTACAAATATGCCTCCAGTGTCCGCAGCCCTCACCCCGCCATCCAGCCTTTGCAG GCCCCCCAGCCTGCCGTCCATGTACAGGGGCAGGAGCCCCTGACCGCCTCCATGCTGGCTGCAGCACCCCCCCAGGAGCAGAAGCAGATGCTGG GAGAACGTTTGTTCCCACTCATCCAAACCATGCATTCAAACCTGGCTGGAAAAATCACAGGCATGCTGCTGGAGATCGACAACTCTGAGCTGCTGCACATGCTGGAGTCCCCTGAGTCTCTCCGCTCCAAG GTGGATGAAGCTGTGGCGGTTCTACAGGCTCATCATGCCAAGAAAGAAGCTGCCCAGAAGGTGGGCGCTGTTGCTGCTGCTACCTCTTAG
- the PABPC4 gene encoding polyadenylate-binding protein 4 isoform X2 translates to MNAAASSYPMASLYVGDLHSDVTEAMLYEKFSPAGPVLSIRVCRDMITRRSLGYAYVNFQQPADAERALDTMNFDVIKGKPIRIMWSQRDPSLRKSGVGNVFIKNLDKSIDNKALYDTFSAFGNILSCKVVCDENGSKGYAFVHFETQEAADKAIEKMNGMLLNDRKVFVGRFKSRKEREAELGAKAKEFTNVYIKNFGEEVDDESLKELFSQFGKTLSVKVMRDPSGKSKGFGFVSYEKHEDANKAVEEMNGKEISGKVIFVGRAQKKVERQAELKRKFEQLKQERISRYQGVNLYIKNLDDTIDDEKLRKEFSPFGSITSAKVMLEDGRSKGFGFVCFSSPEEATKAVTEMNGRIVGSKPLYVALAQRKEERKAHLTNQYMQRVAGMRALPANAILNQFQPAAGGYFVPAVPQAQGRPPYYTPNQLAQMRPNPRWQQGGRPQGFQGMPSAIRQSGPRPALRHLAPTGNAPASRGLPTTAQRVGSECPDRLAMDFGGAGAAQQGLTDGCQSGGVPTAVQTLAPRAAVAAAAPRAVAPYKYASSVRSPHPAIQPLQAPQPAVHVQGQEPLTASMLAAAPPQEQKQMLGERLFPLIQTMHSNLAGKITGMLLEIDNSELLHMLESPESLRSKVDEAVAVLQAHHAKKEAAQKDSKAK, encoded by the exons CTGAGCGGGCCTTGGATACCATGAACTTTGATGTGATTAAGGGAAAGCCAATCCGTATCATGTGGTCTCAGAGGGATCCCTCTTTGAGAAAATCTGGTGTGGGAAATGTCTTCATCAAGAATCTGGACAAATCTATAGATAACAAGGCACTTTATGATACTTTTTCTGCTTTTGGAAACATTCTGTCTTGTAAG GTGGTGTGTGATGAGAACGGCTCTAAGGGTTATGCCTTTGTCCACTTCGAGACCCAAGAGGCTGCTGACAAGGCCATCGAGAAGATGAACGGCATGCTCCTCAATGACCGCAAAGT GTTTGTGGGCAGATTCAAGTCTCGAAAAGAGCGGGAAGCTGAGCTTGGAGCCAAAGCCAAAGAGTTCACCAATGTCTATATCAAAAACTTTGGGGAAGAGGTGGATGATGAGAGTCTGAAAGAGCTCTTTAGCCAGTTTG GTAAGACCCTAAGTGTCAAGGTGATGAGAGATCCCAGTGGGAAATCCAAAGGCTTTGGCTTTGTGAGTTACGAAAAGCACGAGGATGCCAATAAG GCTGTGGAagagatgaatggaaaagaaatcagtGGGAAAGTCATTTTTGTAGGCCGTGCACAGAAGAAAGTGGAGCGGCAGGCGGAGTTAAAGCGGAAATTTGAACAGTTGAAACAAGAGAGAATTAGTCGGTATCAG GGGGTGAATCTCTACATTAAGAACTTGGATGACACCATTGATGATGAGAAGTTAAGGAAAGAGTTTTCTCCTTTTGGATCAATCACCAGTGCAAAG GTAATGTTGGAGGATGGGAGAAGCAAAGGGTTTGGCTTTGTCTGCTTCTCATCTCCTGAAGAGGCGACCAAAGCAGTCACTGAGATGAATGGACGCATCGTGGGCTCCAAGCCACTGTATGTCGCCTTGGcgcagaggaaggaagagagaaaagctcATCTGACCAACCAGTATATGCAGCGGGTGGCTGGAATGAGAGCGCTCCCTGCCAATGCCATCTTAAATCAGTTCCAGCCTGCAGCTGGTGGTTACTTTGTGCCAGCAGTTCCACAG GCTCAGGGAAGACCTCCATACTACACCCCTAACCAGTTAGCACAGATGAGGCCAAATCCACGCTGGCAGCAAGGTGGGAGACCTCAAG GCTTCCAAGGAATGCCAAGTGCTATACGCCAGTCTGGGCCTCGTCCAGCTCTTCGCCATCTGGCTCCAACTGGTAATGCTCCGGCCTCTCGTGGCCTCCCTACTACTGCTCAGAGAGTCG GGTCTGAGTGCCCGGACCGCTTGGCTATGGACTTTGGTGGGGCTGGCGCCGCCCAGCAAGGGCTGACTGACGGCTGCCAGTCTGGAG GTGTGCCCACAGCCGTGCAGACCTTAGCACCTCGTGCTGCTGTCGCCGCTGCTGCCCCTCGGGCTGTCGCACCTTACAAATATGCCTCCAGTGTCCGCAGCCCTCACCCCGCCATCCAGCCTTTGCAG GCCCCCCAGCCTGCCGTCCATGTACAGGGGCAGGAGCCCCTGACCGCCTCCATGCTGGCTGCAGCACCCCCCCAGGAGCAGAAGCAGATGCTGG GAGAACGTTTGTTCCCACTCATCCAAACCATGCATTCAAACCTGGCTGGAAAAATCACAGGCATGCTGCTGGAGATCGACAACTCTGAGCTGCTGCACATGCTGGAGTCCCCTGAGTCTCTCCGCTCCAAG GTGGATGAAGCTGTGGCGGTTCTACAGGCTCATCATGCCAAGAAAGAAGCTGCCCAGAAG GATTCAAAAGCCAAATAA
- the PABPC4 gene encoding polyadenylate-binding protein 4 isoform X3, with the protein MNAAASSYPMASLYVGDLHSDVTEAMLYEKFSPAGPVLSIRVCRDMITRRSLGYAYVNFQQPADAERALDTMNFDVIKGKPIRIMWSQRDPSLRKSGVGNVFIKNLDKSIDNKALYDTFSAFGNILSCKVVCDENGSKGYAFVHFETQEAADKAIEKMNGMLLNDRKVFVGRFKSRKEREAELGAKAKEFTNVYIKNFGEEVDDESLKELFSQFGKTLSVKVMRDPSGKSKGFGFVSYEKHEDANKAVEEMNGKEISGKVIFVGRAQKKVERQAELKRKFEQLKQERISRYQGVNLYIKNLDDTIDDEKLRKEFSPFGSITSAKVMLEDGRSKGFGFVCFSSPEEATKAVTEMNGRIVGSKPLYVALAQRKEERKAHLTNQYMQRVAGMRALPANAILNQFQPAAGGYFVPAVPQAQGRPPYYTPNQLAQMRPNPRWQQGFQGMPSAIRQSGPRPALRHLAPTGNAPASRGLPTTAQRVGSECPDRLAMDFGGAGAAQQGLTDGCQSGGVPTAVQTLAPRAAVAAAAPRAVAPYKYASSVRSPHPAIQPLQAPQPAVHVQGQEPLTASMLAAAPPQEQKQMLGERLFPLIQTMHSNLAGKITGMLLEIDNSELLHMLESPESLRSKVDEAVAVLQAHHAKKEAAQKVGAVAAATS; encoded by the exons CTGAGCGGGCCTTGGATACCATGAACTTTGATGTGATTAAGGGAAAGCCAATCCGTATCATGTGGTCTCAGAGGGATCCCTCTTTGAGAAAATCTGGTGTGGGAAATGTCTTCATCAAGAATCTGGACAAATCTATAGATAACAAGGCACTTTATGATACTTTTTCTGCTTTTGGAAACATTCTGTCTTGTAAG GTGGTGTGTGATGAGAACGGCTCTAAGGGTTATGCCTTTGTCCACTTCGAGACCCAAGAGGCTGCTGACAAGGCCATCGAGAAGATGAACGGCATGCTCCTCAATGACCGCAAAGT GTTTGTGGGCAGATTCAAGTCTCGAAAAGAGCGGGAAGCTGAGCTTGGAGCCAAAGCCAAAGAGTTCACCAATGTCTATATCAAAAACTTTGGGGAAGAGGTGGATGATGAGAGTCTGAAAGAGCTCTTTAGCCAGTTTG GTAAGACCCTAAGTGTCAAGGTGATGAGAGATCCCAGTGGGAAATCCAAAGGCTTTGGCTTTGTGAGTTACGAAAAGCACGAGGATGCCAATAAG GCTGTGGAagagatgaatggaaaagaaatcagtGGGAAAGTCATTTTTGTAGGCCGTGCACAGAAGAAAGTGGAGCGGCAGGCGGAGTTAAAGCGGAAATTTGAACAGTTGAAACAAGAGAGAATTAGTCGGTATCAG GGGGTGAATCTCTACATTAAGAACTTGGATGACACCATTGATGATGAGAAGTTAAGGAAAGAGTTTTCTCCTTTTGGATCAATCACCAGTGCAAAG GTAATGTTGGAGGATGGGAGAAGCAAAGGGTTTGGCTTTGTCTGCTTCTCATCTCCTGAAGAGGCGACCAAAGCAGTCACTGAGATGAATGGACGCATCGTGGGCTCCAAGCCACTGTATGTCGCCTTGGcgcagaggaaggaagagagaaaagctcATCTGACCAACCAGTATATGCAGCGGGTGGCTGGAATGAGAGCGCTCCCTGCCAATGCCATCTTAAATCAGTTCCAGCCTGCAGCTGGTGGTTACTTTGTGCCAGCAGTTCCACAG GCTCAGGGAAGACCTCCATACTACACCCCTAACCAGTTAGCACAGATGAGGCCAAATCCACGCTGGCAGCAAG GCTTCCAAGGAATGCCAAGTGCTATACGCCAGTCTGGGCCTCGTCCAGCTCTTCGCCATCTGGCTCCAACTGGTAATGCTCCGGCCTCTCGTGGCCTCCCTACTACTGCTCAGAGAGTCG GGTCTGAGTGCCCGGACCGCTTGGCTATGGACTTTGGTGGGGCTGGCGCCGCCCAGCAAGGGCTGACTGACGGCTGCCAGTCTGGAG GTGTGCCCACAGCCGTGCAGACCTTAGCACCTCGTGCTGCTGTCGCCGCTGCTGCCCCTCGGGCTGTCGCACCTTACAAATATGCCTCCAGTGTCCGCAGCCCTCACCCCGCCATCCAGCCTTTGCAG GCCCCCCAGCCTGCCGTCCATGTACAGGGGCAGGAGCCCCTGACCGCCTCCATGCTGGCTGCAGCACCCCCCCAGGAGCAGAAGCAGATGCTGG GAGAACGTTTGTTCCCACTCATCCAAACCATGCATTCAAACCTGGCTGGAAAAATCACAGGCATGCTGCTGGAGATCGACAACTCTGAGCTGCTGCACATGCTGGAGTCCCCTGAGTCTCTCCGCTCCAAG GTGGATGAAGCTGTGGCGGTTCTACAGGCTCATCATGCCAAGAAAGAAGCTGCCCAGAAGGTGGGCGCTGTTGCTGCTGCTACCTCTTAG